A DNA window from Sediminitomix flava contains the following coding sequences:
- a CDS encoding M48 family metalloprotease translates to MRFLTFVLIFLFNSFLSVSQSIDLDKKLGQENAQAVAREMGIYPDAIKTAYLQRVGERLVAELDKPLFDYQFQIVPDEMPNAFALPGGYIYVTTGIIPLLETEDELACIIGHEIIHSNHRHTIKQMKKSILPKLLEVPGNILGIFSRDLGALFNAPIQTSNALLFASYGRKFETEADVEGIKLAAKAGYDPSAMNSILGRMSSAIEVATGNEEKKSYFNDHPYTPDRISKINKEIHKLKDSPRRPHESSDFLYEWDSLVVGDSPLTGICDANQFIHPVLDFSIIFPEGWIVENKPETLTAIHPQHEAALVLALDSSSVTPEAAGQAFLDSIPKEYAQKMDAAEVYEVEGKKGYLISFSEKTAQGLVHAYVLWLPLGEHLFKIIGITPIKYRYYLEKSVGSLRTLTSEEKNDIKYKLLRVGTVLHNESLNEFVHREENILKDSLTVIINDKKEISDPLEPGEHIKVVREEKYNLEEKAD, encoded by the coding sequence ATGCGATTTCTAACTTTTGTGCTAATCTTCCTATTTAATAGTTTTCTTAGCGTTTCACAAAGTATAGACCTTGACAAAAAATTAGGGCAAGAAAATGCACAAGCAGTAGCCCGAGAAATGGGGATTTATCCAGATGCGATAAAGACGGCTTACTTGCAGCGTGTAGGTGAGCGTTTGGTAGCCGAATTAGATAAACCTTTGTTCGATTACCAGTTTCAGATTGTACCCGATGAAATGCCCAATGCCTTCGCACTGCCAGGTGGCTATATTTATGTGACGACAGGGATTATTCCTTTGCTTGAAACAGAAGATGAATTGGCCTGTATTATTGGACATGAAATCATTCATTCAAATCATCGGCATACCATCAAGCAGATGAAAAAAAGTATTCTGCCCAAGTTATTAGAAGTACCAGGTAATATTTTAGGGATTTTCAGTAGAGATTTAGGAGCCTTGTTCAATGCCCCGATTCAAACATCGAACGCATTGTTATTTGCATCCTATGGTCGGAAATTTGAAACTGAAGCAGACGTTGAGGGAATTAAATTAGCTGCAAAAGCGGGTTATGATCCTTCTGCTATGAATTCGATTTTAGGACGAATGTCTTCAGCTATAGAAGTTGCCACAGGAAACGAAGAGAAGAAAAGTTACTTCAATGATCATCCTTATACGCCAGATCGGATTTCTAAGATTAATAAGGAGATTCATAAATTGAAGGATAGCCCTAGAAGACCTCACGAATCCTCTGATTTTTTGTATGAATGGGATAGCTTGGTTGTAGGAGATTCGCCCTTAACAGGGATTTGTGATGCAAACCAATTTATACATCCTGTCTTAGATTTTAGCATTATTTTCCCCGAAGGTTGGATTGTTGAAAATAAACCCGAAACACTAACAGCGATTCATCCCCAACATGAAGCAGCACTGGTTTTAGCTCTTGACTCTAGTTCCGTAACTCCTGAAGCAGCAGGTCAAGCTTTTTTAGATAGTATCCCTAAAGAATATGCACAAAAAATGGATGCCGCAGAAGTTTATGAGGTTGAAGGAAAGAAAGGTTATTTGATTTCTTTTAGCGAGAAGACCGCACAGGGTTTAGTTCATGCCTATGTATTGTGGTTACCTTTAGGAGAGCACTTATTTAAAATTATAGGTATAACTCCTATAAAGTACCGCTACTACTTAGAAAAGTCTGTGGGCAGTTTACGGACCTTAACTTCAGAAGAGAAAAATGATATTAAGTATAAGTTACTACGAGTAGGCACAGTTTTACATAACGAATCATTGAATGAGTTTGTCCATCGAGAAGAGAATATCTTAAAAGATAGTCTGACGGTGATCATTAATGATAAAAAAGAAATCTCTGATCCATTAGAGCCTGGAGAACACATCAAAGTAGTGAGAGAAGAGAAGTATAATTTAGAGGAAAAAGCAGATTGA
- a CDS encoding RNA polymerase sigma factor has protein sequence MKQDTITNEFLDLLEKHQGIVHKVCRIYERAEEDRKDLFQQIICNAWQGYQRFRKDAQFSTWLHKVALNTALSYKRKTEHQASTKQMDSLDKVYHIAEKGQEPMPYEDLYSAIAQLNKVEKAIIFLYLEDKSYQDIAEITGITEGNLRVKLNRIRKKLKLILETS, from the coding sequence GTGAAACAAGATACAATAACGAATGAATTCTTAGATCTGCTCGAGAAGCACCAAGGTATCGTTCATAAGGTTTGTAGAATATATGAGAGAGCGGAAGAAGATAGAAAGGATTTATTTCAACAAATCATTTGCAATGCCTGGCAAGGTTATCAGCGATTCAGAAAAGATGCTCAGTTTTCTACTTGGCTTCATAAGGTAGCCTTGAATACAGCACTTTCTTATAAAAGAAAAACGGAGCATCAAGCAAGCACGAAACAAATGGATTCATTGGACAAGGTCTATCATATTGCCGAAAAAGGACAAGAACCGATGCCTTATGAAGACCTTTACAGTGCCATTGCTCAACTGAACAAAGTAGAGAAGGCGATCATTTTTCTATACCTAGAAGACAAGTCTTATCAAGACATTGCCGAGATCACAGGTATTACAGAAGGAAACTTGAGAGTTAAGCTGAATCGTATTCGTAAAAAGCTCAAATTAATCTTAGAAACATCATGA
- a CDS encoding CPBP family intramembrane glutamic endopeptidase, whose amino-acid sequence MFEKALIGKNNIWKYILVLFLVFVCTQVISGVLLFSTLGNEGIVALSNGNYEFLYAQGFSKNLIYALFLSPFVGGFFAFLGLIKWIQKKSFTSISTGASKFRWKRFMFGFDIWAVLWLCVFGLGLLAAPEDYTFQFDLQKFAILALISILFLPLQTGLEELLFRGYLLQGFQLLTKSKIASVLITSVLFALLHLANPEVEAFGFWLSMGTYLSLGLLFGLLTLKDDGLELAWGIHCANNLLVALLVSHKDAAFQTDALTLATNVEPVEGLISIVIMAIITYFACHKLLGWNKKKEAKETLAEV is encoded by the coding sequence ATGTTTGAAAAAGCACTTATCGGAAAAAATAATATTTGGAAATATATTCTAGTTCTATTTTTAGTATTTGTTTGTACGCAAGTCATATCTGGAGTTCTATTGTTTTCGACTTTAGGCAATGAAGGAATTGTAGCGCTGAGTAATGGGAATTATGAATTTTTATATGCACAAGGTTTTAGTAAGAACCTGATTTATGCCTTATTCCTTTCTCCTTTTGTAGGTGGATTCTTTGCCTTTCTAGGGTTAATTAAATGGATTCAGAAAAAATCTTTCACAAGTATCAGTACAGGAGCTTCAAAATTCAGATGGAAACGATTCATGTTTGGTTTTGACATTTGGGCAGTACTTTGGCTTTGTGTTTTCGGACTTGGTCTTTTAGCAGCTCCCGAAGATTACACTTTCCAATTTGATTTGCAGAAGTTCGCTATCCTTGCTCTGATCTCTATTTTATTTCTTCCTTTACAAACAGGACTTGAAGAACTTTTATTCAGAGGATATTTACTACAAGGTTTTCAGCTTCTAACCAAATCAAAAATTGCTTCGGTTCTTATCACTTCTGTGCTTTTTGCACTTCTTCACCTTGCAAACCCTGAAGTAGAAGCATTTGGTTTTTGGTTGTCAATGGGAACGTACTTGAGTTTAGGACTTCTTTTTGGCTTACTAACCTTAAAGGATGATGGACTAGAACTCGCTTGGGGTATCCACTGTGCCAACAATCTGTTAGTTGCACTTTTGGTTTCTCATAAAGATGCCGCATTCCAAACCGATGCACTTACTTTGGCTACAAATGTAGAACCTGTGGAAGGACTGATTAGTATAGTGATCATGGCTATTATTACTTACTTTGCTTGTCACAAACTATTGGGTTGGAATAAGAAAAAAGAAGCAAAAGAAACATTAGCAGAAGTCTAA
- a CDS encoding vWA domain-containing protein, with amino-acid sequence MIGYRFSNYIPEQSQEGEPFDQLLKIFLELITITSGDVSETMSWLNNLDRQYNLTTDDYGIGDFYEDLKKKGYIKENPQDGKAQITAKSEGNIRKSALEEIFGKLKKKNRGGHKTPYSGTTGDEFSTDRRSYEFGDSLGQISMTDSIRNAQINHGIGSFSITEDDLEVYEKEYYTQTSTVLMIDISHSMILYGEDRITPAKKVAMALSELITRKYKKDTLDIIVFGNDSWQIDIKDLPYLQVGPYHTNTVAGLELALDILRRRKTANKQIFMITDGKPSCIKEGINYYKNSFGLDRKIVNKTLTLAAQARRLKIPITTFMIASDPYLQQFVREFTEVNNGNAYFSGLQGLGDLIFEDYKRNKKKRM; translated from the coding sequence ATGATTGGTTACCGATTCTCAAACTATATACCCGAACAGAGTCAAGAAGGAGAACCTTTTGACCAACTTCTAAAAATATTCTTAGAGCTTATCACCATCACTAGTGGCGATGTGAGTGAAACCATGAGCTGGCTCAACAATTTGGATCGTCAGTACAATCTGACCACAGATGATTATGGCATAGGAGATTTTTACGAAGACCTAAAGAAAAAAGGATACATCAAAGAAAATCCGCAAGATGGCAAAGCACAAATCACAGCCAAAAGTGAAGGAAACATCCGAAAAAGTGCTTTAGAAGAGATATTTGGGAAACTCAAAAAGAAAAACCGAGGAGGACATAAAACACCCTATAGCGGTACGACTGGTGATGAGTTTTCGACGGATAGAAGATCTTATGAGTTTGGAGATTCGCTAGGACAAATCTCCATGACAGACTCTATCAGAAATGCACAAATCAACCACGGAATTGGCAGTTTTTCAATCACTGAAGATGATTTGGAAGTCTATGAAAAGGAATATTATACACAAACTTCTACAGTTTTGATGATTGATATTTCTCACTCCATGATTCTCTATGGTGAAGACAGAATTACCCCTGCCAAAAAAGTGGCAATGGCATTATCCGAACTGATTACCAGAAAATACAAAAAGGATACACTAGATATTATTGTCTTCGGAAATGACTCATGGCAAATTGATATTAAAGACTTGCCATACCTTCAAGTAGGTCCTTACCATACCAATACTGTAGCAGGTTTGGAACTAGCCCTTGATATTTTACGAAGAAGAAAAACGGCCAATAAGCAGATTTTTATGATTACCGATGGGAAACCTTCTTGTATAAAAGAAGGCATCAATTATTATAAAAACAGTTTTGGTTTAGATCGAAAGATTGTCAACAAAACCCTCACACTTGCAGCACAAGCTCGCCGACTCAAAATCCCGATTACGACCTTTATGATTGCCTCTGACCCATACCTCCAACAATTTGTGAGGGAGTTTACAGAAGTCAATAATGGAAATGCCTACTTCAGTGGCTTACAAGGTTTGGGAGACCTCATCTTTGAAGATTACAAGAGGAATAAAAAGAAAAGAATGTAA